A single region of the Salvia splendens isolate huo1 chromosome 18, SspV2, whole genome shotgun sequence genome encodes:
- the LOC121776918 gene encoding E3 ubiquitin-protein ligase PUB23-like: MDEIPPMDCPQDFRCPISMEIMKDPVTISTGVTYDRKNIERWFLTYKKTTCPATMQCVEALDITPNHTLQRLISAWQSRRSGSPPPSAKHGELAAALGEIDSTPFKVSCLKRLRSIVELGDEVKEDFKRLGGVEVLVRIMEQVLGENSDFAVFRACEEAVAVLRHIPVSDDDEQILQVLMSSNCMNSMAIVLQRGGAEARFGAVATFEKLARADYQWNYAAQDQGVGFFKSLLEIVSDEICSKASSCALKLLVQMLEASKKSRLKAIEAGAICTLVELLPESSRSKCERIMQLIKLLCELAEGRLAFAEHGLGIAAVAKKMLNVSSGGATKIGVKIFMLVASFHATEKVLEEMLMCGAVKKLVALLHVGAGQSTTKERAAKILKLHGREWRRYPCFTSDVRDYLGLGE; encoded by the coding sequence ATGGATGAAATCCCTCCCATGGACTGCCCTCAGGATTTCCGCTGCCCGATTTCCATGGAAATCATGAAGGATCCCGTCACCATCTCCACCGGCGTCACCTACGACAGGAAAAACATCGAGAGATGGTTCCTCACCTACAAAAAGACCACCTGCCCCGCCACTATGCAATGCGTCGAGGCTCTCGACATCACTCCCAATCACACGCTCCAGCGCCTGATTTCCGCCTGGCAATCGCGGCGGAGCGGATCTCCTCCGCCGTCGGCAAAGCACGGCGAGCTGGCCGCCGCGCTCGGGGAGATCGATTCGACGCCGTTTAAGGTGAGCTGCCTGAAAAGGCTGAGGTCGATTGTGGAATTGGGGGATGAGGTGAAGGAGGATTTTAAGAGATTGGGCGGGGTTGAGGTGCTGGTGAGGATAATGGAGCAGGTTTTGGGGGAAAATTCGGATTTCGCGGTTTTTAGGGCTTGCGaggaggcggtggcggtgctGCGTCACATTCCGGTTTCCGACGACGATGAGCAGATTCTGCAGGTGCTGATGAGCTCCAATTGTATGAATTCGATGGCGATTGTGCTCCAGCGCGGCGGCGCGGAGGCGAGATTCGGCGCGGTGGCGACGTTCGAGAAATTGGCGAGGGCGGACTACCAATGGAACTACGCGGCGCAGGATCAAGGCGTCGGATTCTTCAAATCGCTGCTGGAGATCGTTTCCGACGAGATATGCAGCAAGGCGAGCTCGTGCGCGCTGAAGCTTCTGGTGCAGATGCTGGAGGCGTCGAAGAAGTCGAGGCTGAAGGCGATCGAGGCCGGCGCGATCTGCACGCTGGTGGAGCTGCTCCCCGAATCGAGCAGATCTAAGTGCGAGAGGATCATGCAATTGATCAAGCTGCTGTGCGAATTGGCGGAGGGGAGGCTGGCGTTTGCGGAGCACGGATTGGGGATCGCGGCGGTGGCGAAGAAGATGTTGAATGTGTCGAGCGGAGGGGCGACGAAGATTGGGGTGAAGATATTTATGCTGGTGGCGAGCTTTCACGCGACGGAGAAGGTGCTGGAGGAGATGCTGATGTGCGGGGCGGTGAAGAAACTGGTGGCGCTGCTGCATGTCGGTGCGGGGCAGTCGACGACCAAGGAGAGGGCGGCGAAGATATTGAAGCTGCATGGCCGGGAGTGGCGGCGGTACCCTTGTTTCACGAGTGACGTCAGGGATTACTTGGGCTTGGGGGAATGA
- the LOC121775832 gene encoding uncharacterized protein LOC121775832 isoform X2 — MCRNSFFIIANPIIPNHSSRHRLSASTATKDPSIIHTQQAGIRILTMDKKDSGKKASEDATRESLIAISYGAPDLTAKMSPKSKAEENVVDPHRHDEDEIYRSKLMSISSSTSSNVKAQPVQPGQPHP; from the exons ATGTGCCGAAATTCGTTTTTTATTATAGCGAATCCGATTATACCAAACCATTCGAGCCGCCATCGTTTATCTGCTTCGACAGCAACCAAAGATCCATCCATTATCCATACACAACAAGCAG GGATTAGAATACTAACAATGGATAAGAAAGACTCTGGGAAGAAGGCCTCTGAGGATGCGACTCGTGAATCTCTAATTGCAATTTCATATGGAGCACCAGATCTAACTGCTAAAATGTCACCTAAAAGTAAAGCAGAGGAGAATGTAGTCGATCCTCATAGGCATGATGAAGATGAGATATATAGGTCTAAGTTGATGTCCATATCATCTTCAACATCTTCAAATGTGAAAGCCCAACCAGTCCAGCCCGGGCAACCTCATCCTTAG
- the LOC121775832 gene encoding uncharacterized protein LOC121775832 isoform X1: MCRNSFFIIANPIIPNHSSRHRLSASTATKDPSIIHTQQADVGVTGIRILTMDKKDSGKKASEDATRESLIAISYGAPDLTAKMSPKSKAEENVVDPHRHDEDEIYRSKLMSISSSTSSNVKAQPVQPGQPHP, encoded by the exons ATGTGCCGAAATTCGTTTTTTATTATAGCGAATCCGATTATACCAAACCATTCGAGCCGCCATCGTTTATCTGCTTCGACAGCAACCAAAGATCCATCCATTATCCATACACAACAAGCAG ATGTTGGCGTGACAGGGATTAGAATACTAACAATGGATAAGAAAGACTCTGGGAAGAAGGCCTCTGAGGATGCGACTCGTGAATCTCTAATTGCAATTTCATATGGAGCACCAGATCTAACTGCTAAAATGTCACCTAAAAGTAAAGCAGAGGAGAATGTAGTCGATCCTCATAGGCATGATGAAGATGAGATATATAGGTCTAAGTTGATGTCCATATCATCTTCAACATCTTCAAATGTGAAAGCCCAACCAGTCCAGCCCGGGCAACCTCATCCTTAG
- the LOC121776503 gene encoding ent-kaurenoic acid oxidase 1-like has translation MGLGLFVGCFLVFLIVRWVARKINYWLYESKLGAARYELPPGDLGLPLIGNMWSFLRSFKSNNPESFVSDLLRRFGRTGMYKVYMFGHPSIIVTTPEACRRVLNDDDGFKPGWPTSTEKLMGRKSFVSIPDQEHKWLRKLTAAPVNGFEALTVYMKYIEENVVIALEKWENMGQIELLTELRRLTFKIIMHIFLSSEGEHVREVLEKEYTALNYGVRAMAINLPGFAYHKALKARKRLVAVLGAIVSKRRAEREEDPSRPRRDMMDALLDAEDENGRRLDDEGIVDILIMYLNAGHESSGHTTMWAALFLQQNPDMFNKAKAEQEEIIRNRPSGQKGLTLKEIRKMDYVNKVIDETLRVVSFSLMVFREAKKYVSVCGYTIPKGWKVLVWFRSVHYDSETWPDPKKFNPSRWDDFIPKAGNFLPFGGGSRLCPGNDLAKLEVSIFLHHFLLNYEFDRANPDSPVMYLPHTRPKDNCLGKIKRVTSKTA, from the exons ATGGGGCTGGGATTGTTTGTGGGGTGTTTTCTAGTGTTTTTGATAGTGAGATGGGTGGCTAGAAAGATTAATTACTGGTTATATGAAAGCAAATTAGGTGCAGCAAGATATGAACTTCCTCCTGGTGACTTGGGTTTGCCTCTCATTGGTAACATGTGGTCTTTCCTCAGATCTTTCAAGTCCAACAATCCCGAATCCTTCGTCTCAGACCTTCTTCGCAG ATTCGGGCGCACGGGGATGTACAAGGTGTACATGTTTGGCCACCCTAGCATCATCGTGACTACCCCGGAAGCATGCAGACGCGTACTAAACGACGATGACGGGTTCAAGCCCGGGTGGCCCACCTCCACCGAGAAACTCATGGGAAGGAAGTCATTTGTGTCTATCCCGGACCAAGAACACAAATGGCTGCGCAAGTTGACGGCCGCCCCTGTCAACGGCTTTGAGGCACTCACCGTGTACATGAAGTACATCGAGGAGAATGTCGTCATAGCTTTGGAGAAATGGGAGAACATGGGACAAATCGAACTCTTAACCGAGCTTAGAAGGCTCACTTTCAAGATCATCATGCACATTTTCTTGAGCTCGGAGGGCGAGCACGTGAGGGAGGTGTTGGAGAAGGAGTACACCGCTTTAAACTATGGGGTCAGAGCCATGGCCATTAATTTGCCCGGGTTTGCTTACCATAAAGCGCTTAAG GCACGAAAGCGGCTTGTGGCTGTGCTGGGTGCAATAGTGAGTAAGCGAAGGGCGGAGAGAGAGGAGGATCCATCGCGGCCGAGGAGAGACATGATGGATGCTCTACTAGATGCTGAGGATGAGAATGGTAGAAGATTGGATGATGAAGGGATTGTTGATATTTTGATTATGTATCTGAATGCAGGGCATGAATCTTCAGGGCACACAACTATGTGGGCTGCCCTTTTCTTACAGCAGAATCCAGACATGTTCAACAAGGCTAAG GCTGAGCAAGAGGAGATTATAAGAAATAGGCCTTCTGGTCAGAAAGGTTTGACACTGAAAGAAATCAGAAAGATGGATTATGTCAATAAGGTTATTGATGAAACGCTGCGTGTAGTTTCCTTCTCGTTGATGGTCTTTAGAGAGGCAAAGAAATATGTCTCTGTTTGTG GTTACACCATTCCGAAAGGGTGGAAGGTCTTGGTGTGGTTTAGGAGCGTTCACTATGACTCTGAGACATGGCCAGACCCGAAGAAGTTTAATCCTTCGAGATGGGAT GACTTCATTCCAAAAGCAGGAAACTTCCTTCCATTTGGAGGTGGAAGCAGATTGTGCCCCGGGAATGATCTAGCCAAGCTTGAAGTTTCCATCTTCCTCCACCATTTCCTCCTCAACTACGA GTTCGATCGAGCCAACCCTGATAGTCCGGTGATGTACCTGCCGCACACAAGGCCTAAAGACAACTGCTTGGGAAAGATAAAAAGAGTGACTAGTAAAACTGCTTAG